A genomic stretch from Candidatus Ancaeobacter aquaticus includes:
- a CDS encoding macro domain-containing protein, with protein MGRITLFCGDITLCEVDAIVNAANERLAGGGGVDGAIHRAAGPTVMAECQKIGGCITGEAVITNAGRLNAKKIIHTVGPIWRGENKNESILLENSYRNSFLLAQKEEIKTIAFPAIGG; from the coding sequence GTGGGGAGAATAACATTATTTTGTGGTGATATCACGTTGTGTGAGGTAGATGCTATTGTTAATGCTGCAAATGAACGCTTAGCTGGTGGCGGGGGTGTTGACGGTGCTATTCACAGAGCTGCAGGTCCTACCGTTATGGCAGAATGTCAGAAAATAGGAGGATGCATAACGGGAGAAGCAGTTATCACGAATGCAGGTAGATTAAATGCAAAGAAAATCATTCATACCGTTGGTCCTATTTGGCGGGGAGAAAATAAGAACGAATCCATACTTCTTGAAAACTCGTATAGAAATAGTTTTCTTTTAGCGCAAAAAGAAGAGATTAAGACGATAGCTTTTCCGGCAATAGGGGGTTAA
- the budA gene encoding acetolactate decarboxylase — protein sequence MIKNMRCSLMLCLASALVLCGCVNQKKYIANEGEIFQVSTIGALLKGDYDGDITIHALKAHGDVGIGTFNGLDGELVMVDGECYQVKHSGKVVIADNLAKTPFAVVTGFTSDALHKIDERKTIDEMKTYIDKLLPTKNIFYAIRIDGMFEYIRTRSVARQEKPYQKLTDALKDQSVFEFNDIEGTIIGFRCPPYINNLNVPGYHFHFISKDRRHGGHLLASTTKNVYVQIDADDTFFMVLPRTEPFYKMHFDSQKSEYR from the coding sequence ATGATAAAAAATATGCGCTGTAGCTTAATGTTGTGTCTTGCGAGTGCTCTTGTATTATGTGGCTGTGTTAATCAGAAGAAATATATTGCAAACGAAGGGGAAATCTTCCAGGTGTCAACGATAGGCGCATTGCTAAAGGGAGATTATGACGGCGATATTACAATACACGCTTTAAAAGCGCATGGCGACGTTGGCATAGGCACTTTTAATGGGTTAGACGGTGAATTAGTAATGGTTGACGGCGAATGTTATCAGGTAAAACATAGCGGAAAAGTGGTGATAGCGGATAATCTTGCAAAAACACCTTTTGCAGTTGTGACAGGATTTACATCTGATGCACTACATAAGATAGATGAACGAAAAACAATCGATGAAATGAAGACATATATCGACAAACTATTGCCGACAAAGAATATATTCTACGCAATACGTATTGACGGAATGTTCGAATATATTAGGACAAGAAGCGTTGCACGACAAGAAAAGCCGTATCAAAAACTTACTGACGCTTTAAAAGACCAGTCTGTCTTTGAATTTAATGATATAGAAGGGACAATTATCGGATTTCGGTGTCCTCCATATATTAATAATCTGAATGTGCCCGGTTATCATTTCCATTTTATATCTAAAGACCGAAGACATGGGGGGCATCTTTTGGCGTCTACGACAAAGAATGTGTATGTACAGATAGATGCTGATGATACTTTTTTTATGGTTTTACCTCGCACGGAACCGTTCTATAAAATGCATTTTGATTCGCAAAAATCAGAGTATAGATAG